From Candidatus Nanopelagicales bacterium, one genomic window encodes:
- a CDS encoding carbohydrate kinase family protein yields the protein MRIVVTGSIATDHLMVFPGRFADSLMREQLESISVSFLADKLEVRRGGAAANIAFGLARLGLKPMLVGAAGSDFGDYRSWLDRHGVDTTSVHISEVQQTARFVCTTDRDGNQIATFYAGAMKEAREIELAPVLERLTDGSVVVISANDPEAMDRHAEECRFRGVPFIADPSQQLSSMNREEVIGLLQGASMLFNNEYESALIHQRTGWTDEEVLSAVPTRITTLGPRGSRIDQKGREPVFIGCPKERVRLDPTGVGDAFRAGFLAGMSWDLPLVRCAELGAMLATCVIETVGTQEYGFEPSEFLARLGEAFGPESAEEVGVHLRRSLLV from the coding sequence ATGCGCATAGTCGTAACTGGATCGATCGCGACCGACCACCTCATGGTCTTCCCGGGTCGGTTCGCCGACTCGCTGATGCGCGAGCAGCTGGAATCCATCTCGGTCTCCTTCCTCGCGGACAAGCTCGAAGTGCGACGTGGGGGCGCGGCCGCGAACATCGCCTTCGGCCTGGCTCGGCTTGGCTTGAAGCCCATGTTGGTGGGGGCGGCCGGTTCGGACTTCGGTGACTACCGCTCCTGGCTTGACCGGCACGGCGTCGACACGACGTCGGTTCACATCTCGGAGGTTCAGCAGACGGCCCGCTTCGTGTGCACGACGGACCGTGATGGCAATCAAATCGCCACCTTCTACGCGGGCGCCATGAAGGAAGCCCGCGAGATTGAATTGGCCCCGGTGCTTGAGCGGTTGACCGACGGGAGCGTCGTCGTCATCAGCGCCAACGACCCAGAAGCCATGGACCGCCACGCGGAGGAATGCAGGTTCAGAGGCGTGCCGTTCATAGCCGACCCGTCCCAGCAGCTGTCCTCGATGAACCGTGAGGAGGTCATCGGGTTGCTCCAAGGCGCCTCGATGCTATTCAACAACGAGTACGAATCCGCGCTCATTCACCAGCGCACTGGCTGGACCGACGAGGAAGTCCTGTCGGCTGTGCCCACGAGGATCACGACCCTGGGTCCTCGTGGTTCCCGGATCGACCAGAAGGGCCGCGAACCGGTCTTCATCGGTTGCCCCAAGGAACGTGTCCGGCTTGACCCCACTGGAGTCGGCGACGCATTCCGGGCTGGCTTCCTGGCTGGCATGTCGTGGGATCTGCCGCTGGTCAGATGCGCCGAGCTCGGTGCGATGCTGGCGACCTGCGTGATCGAGACCGTGGGCACGCAGGAGTATGGATTCGAGCCAAGTGAGTTCCTAGCTCGCCTCGGGGAGGCATTCGGGCCGGAGTCGGCCGAAGAAGTCGGCGTTCATCTGCGCCGGTCACTCTTGGTTTGA
- a CDS encoding sulfurtransferase TusA family protein yields the protein MTADATPDRVLDERGSVCPHPVTSLARAARELVSGLVELLADDPTAQLDIPAWCWTHGAELLSQTTTDGVTRFLIRLSDPGAGPGSNQE from the coding sequence GTGACCGCGGACGCGACTCCGGACCGAGTCCTTGACGAGCGCGGCTCCGTTTGCCCGCACCCCGTAACCTCCCTTGCCCGGGCCGCGCGCGAGCTGGTATCCGGGCTAGTGGAGCTGCTGGCGGACGATCCCACAGCACAGCTCGACATTCCGGCCTGGTGCTGGACGCACGGAGCCGAACTGCTTAGCCAGACGACCACCGATGGTGTGACGCGGTTTCTCATCCGGCTTTCTGATCCGGGTGCCGGCCCAGGGTCAAACCAAGAGTGA
- a CDS encoding aminotransferase class V-fold PLP-dependent enzyme, translated as MPDVATQDGENRRYLDAASGLPPSPATRTALANASATAWADPSRRYPQADVARRLLAHARTAVADVLACRPTEIAFTSSADAALAAGLQGCLASRRSGSQRRGVVVSAVEDLGLLRRVDRIEAQGIPVTVVPCDRAGLIDPDRFITAVDASDAAAACLQMANGEVGTLQPIGPVSQALEARRVPLISDARHVVGRSEISSGWHVLAAEARYWGGPPGVGILAVRSGVGFQPMDNGPLGVEGVAPPVPAVAAAALALEQAAATVSETARTCGELTQRLRERLVASIPNCEALGSPDQRLGHILMVTFLYVAAEQLVDELAGMGWAVSSGASCVSDTRRPHHVLAAMGVSSHGSLRVSLQPAAKSADVDEFARDLTIAVTRIREQTGVSDL; from the coding sequence ATGCCAGATGTGGCAACCCAAGATGGTGAGAACCGGCGCTATCTCGACGCGGCGTCGGGGTTGCCGCCGTCCCCGGCAACCCGCACCGCGCTCGCGAACGCCAGCGCGACCGCTTGGGCCGACCCGTCACGCCGCTACCCGCAGGCCGACGTGGCGCGCAGGCTTCTCGCGCATGCCCGCACCGCAGTGGCGGATGTCCTGGCCTGCCGACCGACCGAAATCGCCTTCACATCGTCCGCGGACGCGGCTCTGGCGGCAGGACTTCAGGGATGCCTGGCGAGCAGGCGTTCCGGGAGCCAACGGCGAGGCGTCGTTGTCTCAGCGGTCGAGGACCTGGGGCTGCTGCGGCGCGTCGACCGCATCGAGGCTCAGGGGATTCCCGTCACCGTTGTTCCCTGCGACCGCGCGGGACTGATAGACCCTGACCGGTTCATCACCGCCGTAGACGCAAGCGACGCGGCCGCCGCGTGTCTTCAAATGGCCAACGGTGAAGTTGGGACACTCCAGCCCATCGGCCCCGTTAGCCAAGCTCTGGAAGCGCGAAGGGTCCCGCTCATCAGCGACGCCCGGCACGTCGTCGGCCGAAGTGAGATCTCCAGCGGTTGGCACGTGCTAGCGGCGGAAGCACGCTACTGGGGGGGACCGCCAGGCGTTGGGATCTTGGCGGTGCGCAGCGGGGTCGGGTTCCAGCCCATGGACAACGGACCACTTGGAGTGGAAGGGGTAGCGCCGCCAGTTCCCGCAGTCGCGGCCGCCGCCCTGGCCCTGGAGCAGGCAGCCGCAACTGTGAGCGAGACGGCTCGCACATGTGGCGAGCTGACGCAGAGGCTGCGTGAGCGGCTGGTGGCTTCCATCCCCAACTGCGAGGCCCTGGGGTCGCCGGACCAACGCTTGGGTCACATCCTGATGGTGACTTTCCTCTACGTGGCCGCGGAGCAGCTCGTGGACGAACTAGCGGGCATGGGCTGGGCGGTGTCCAGCGGGGCTTCGTGTGTGTCGGATACGCGGCGGCCCCATCACGTGCTCGCTGCGATGGGAGTCTCGAGCCATGGCAGCCTGCGCGTCTCTCTGCAGCCTGCCGCCAAGAGCGCTGATGTCGACGAATTCGCGCGGGACCTGACAATCGCGGTGACGAGGATCCGCGAACAGACCGGAGTGAGCGACCTGTGA
- a CDS encoding Ig-like domain-containing protein: MREKRNKTNLGGRRVRAIVGGAAALGIVLSACGPSLSLVTAPWGESQAVIRSALFGDRAATFEKPPRIRVDNGRIESVSVTGPNGRRVGGKLVGGGEIWELDTSDLEFGTKYKVTAKAVDLRGVESTANETFRTFEPEKVLTVMSDLSEDETYGVGMPITLTFDLPIKRKAEIEKRLRVETSGEPIEGAWSWDGDQSVTYRPRKYWPAKTDIKVAADLKGVNAGDDVYALENFRRSYSIGRRMILVQNSETHRLVVRRNGKVIRDIPSSTGKSGYATYSGIKVIMTREPGPVVFDAATLGIQKDDPEYYRLLVYNAMRVTDSGEFIHSAPWSVGSQGYANVSHGCTNVSPENAAWLVSVLRVGDVVIFKNTGGSEVAPGNGITVWNESWDEWKAGSALQ; the protein is encoded by the coding sequence GTGCGTGAGAAGCGGAACAAGACGAACCTGGGCGGTCGCCGCGTGCGCGCGATCGTCGGGGGAGCCGCGGCTCTGGGTATCGTGCTGTCCGCGTGCGGACCGTCGTTGAGCCTGGTCACTGCCCCATGGGGTGAGTCTCAAGCAGTAATTCGATCCGCCCTGTTCGGAGATCGCGCGGCCACGTTTGAAAAGCCACCGCGTATCCGGGTGGACAACGGCCGGATCGAGTCCGTGTCGGTGACCGGTCCGAACGGACGCCGGGTCGGAGGCAAGCTGGTCGGCGGTGGCGAGATCTGGGAGCTGGACACATCCGATCTGGAGTTTGGCACCAAGTACAAGGTCACCGCCAAGGCTGTGGATCTTCGGGGGGTCGAGTCGACAGCCAACGAGACCTTCCGGACGTTCGAGCCAGAGAAGGTTCTGACGGTAATGTCGGACCTTTCCGAGGATGAGACGTATGGGGTCGGCATGCCGATCACGCTGACTTTCGACCTGCCAATCAAGCGGAAGGCCGAGATCGAGAAGAGGTTGCGTGTTGAGACCTCCGGAGAGCCGATCGAAGGGGCCTGGTCCTGGGACGGGGATCAAAGCGTCACCTACAGGCCGCGCAAGTACTGGCCGGCCAAGACTGACATCAAGGTGGCGGCGGATCTCAAGGGCGTGAATGCCGGCGACGACGTGTACGCGCTGGAGAACTTCAGGCGCAGTTACAGCATCGGTCGCCGGATGATCCTGGTTCAGAATTCGGAGACCCACCGCCTGGTGGTTCGGAGGAACGGGAAGGTCATCCGGGACATCCCGAGCTCGACGGGCAAGTCCGGTTACGCGACCTACTCCGGCATCAAAGTGATCATGACCAGGGAGCCTGGGCCGGTCGTGTTCGACGCGGCAACCCTGGGGATACAGAAGGACGATCCGGAGTACTACCGCCTGCTCGTCTACAACGCGATGCGTGTCACCGATTCTGGGGAGTTCATCCATTCGGCCCCGTGGTCTGTGGGATCCCAGGGCTACGCGAACGTCAGCCACGGCTGCACGAACGTCAGTCCCGAGAATGCGGCATGGCTCGTTAGCGTCCTGCGCGTAGGTGACGTGGTGATCTTCAAGAACACTGGCGGAAGCGAAGTCGCCCCAGGAAACGGCATCACAGTCTGGAACGAGTCCTGGGACGAGTGGAAGGCTGGCAGCGCCCTGCAGTAG
- the trpD gene encoding anthranilate phosphoribosyltransferase: MTETEMSWSALLTDLLAGSDTAGERARWAMESVMTGEATAAQIAAFLVALRAKGPSGAEVSDFVDVMLQHAVPVTVPGLVVDTCGTGGDQSGSVNISTMAAVVVAATGIPVVKHGNRAASSRSGSADVLEALGVAISLRPDQIAQCLAEVNIAFCFAPVFHPAMRHAGPVRRELGIPTVFNILGPLANPARPAAQVVGVADPSMAPVVARALADRGTSALVVRGEDGMDEITTVAPTRVWDARGGSVTETVVDTRALGIGRADPESLAGGGAAENAELARAALAGRPRSEVLPIRDAVAINAAAAVVVAESASGAAVAPVGLIAELARALDRVRHALDNGAAESQLNRWVEVSKSLAEGSDGP; the protein is encoded by the coding sequence GTGACCGAGACCGAGATGTCCTGGTCGGCGCTGCTGACCGACCTTCTAGCGGGTTCGGACACCGCCGGTGAGCGCGCGCGGTGGGCCATGGAGTCGGTAATGACGGGGGAGGCGACTGCCGCACAGATCGCGGCATTCCTCGTGGCATTGCGGGCGAAGGGGCCAAGTGGCGCCGAGGTTTCCGATTTCGTGGATGTCATGCTCCAGCACGCGGTTCCGGTGACGGTGCCTGGCCTGGTTGTGGACACCTGCGGGACCGGCGGCGATCAGTCTGGCTCCGTGAACATCTCCACGATGGCCGCAGTGGTTGTCGCGGCGACCGGGATCCCGGTGGTGAAGCACGGAAACCGCGCCGCGTCATCGAGGTCGGGGTCCGCCGACGTTCTAGAAGCGCTTGGTGTGGCCATTTCCCTGCGACCAGACCAGATCGCGCAGTGCTTGGCGGAAGTGAACATCGCGTTCTGCTTCGCGCCGGTTTTCCACCCAGCGATGCGGCACGCCGGTCCGGTACGCCGGGAACTGGGAATCCCGACTGTGTTCAACATCCTTGGCCCGCTGGCGAATCCGGCGCGGCCCGCGGCCCAAGTCGTCGGAGTCGCCGATCCATCCATGGCTCCCGTCGTCGCGCGCGCGCTGGCTGACAGGGGAACCTCGGCCCTCGTCGTCCGGGGTGAAGACGGCATGGACGAGATCACGACCGTTGCCCCCACGCGGGTATGGGACGCTCGCGGCGGTTCGGTTACCGAGACCGTTGTTGACACCCGCGCCCTTGGGATTGGCAGGGCGGATCCGGAATCTCTAGCTGGAGGTGGCGCGGCTGAGAACGCGGAGTTGGCGCGCGCTGCCCTCGCGGGGCGGCCAAGGTCGGAAGTGCTGCCAATCCGGGACGCGGTCGCGATCAACGCCGCCGCTGCCGTAGTTGTTGCGGAGTCGGCCAGTGGAGCCGCCGTTGCTCCGGTCGGTCTGATAGCGGAACTTGCCCGAGCTCTCGATCGAGTCCGCCATGCCCTTGACAACGGTGCGGCGGAAAGTCAGCTCAACAGGTGGGTGGAAGTGTCCAAGTCGCTGGCCGAGGGATCAGACGGGCCGTAA
- a CDS encoding DEDD exonuclease domain-containing protein, which produces MTANTTMGAHPAFQSSFDDLGLPLHDVNFVVVDLETTGGSPAQSRITEIGAVRTCGGVVLGEFSTLVNPQVAIPPFIAALTGITTAAVASAPLLTTALPSWLEFADGSVLVAHNARFDTGFLKVGCAAIGARWPDFKVVDTMTLSRALLSRDDVRDHRLSTLAAYFRAGTDPNHRALADARATVDVLHGLLERAGSLGAHHLDDLLQLCSPVTKAQVRKRTLADGLPELPGVYIFEDRRGNALYVGKSKCIRKRVRTYFTASERRKRMAEMIQVAAKVTAIPCATSLEAEVREVRLIAERRPVYNRRSRNPERAVWLKLTDEPFPRVSIVSKVPSVADPQSACAGPFSSRRSAQAASEALLEAVPLRSCLTRLSRARRAQPCVAAQLEQCLAPCSDPAADAPYAEITQSARSALLSDSEPLATTIRDRMRQLAQLEEFEEAAAWRERLRALLTGIDRRQRESMITACPEVVAARLDGSEWEVHVIRHGRLAGASRVQAGADPRAVVEATVATAQYVAAPGIGSAPHLPEESALVLRWLSSEGVRLVRLDGVLALPVGGAGRDLAKLGRPQLIEYPDSEPPRGAASPVPQALVSRLRPV; this is translated from the coding sequence GTGACAGCGAACACGACGATGGGTGCGCACCCTGCGTTCCAGAGCTCATTCGACGATCTGGGCCTGCCGCTTCACGATGTGAACTTCGTGGTCGTAGACCTTGAGACAACCGGCGGATCGCCCGCTCAATCCCGGATCACCGAGATCGGGGCTGTTCGGACTTGCGGCGGGGTTGTGCTGGGCGAGTTCTCCACTCTGGTCAACCCACAAGTCGCCATCCCCCCGTTCATCGCAGCGCTCACGGGTATCACAACGGCCGCTGTCGCGTCCGCTCCGCTGCTGACGACCGCGTTGCCGTCCTGGCTGGAGTTCGCCGACGGCTCCGTGCTAGTTGCCCACAACGCTAGATTCGACACAGGATTCCTCAAAGTCGGCTGTGCTGCGATTGGCGCGAGGTGGCCGGACTTCAAGGTTGTCGACACGATGACACTGTCGAGGGCTCTGCTATCCCGGGACGACGTCCGCGACCACCGCCTGTCGACGCTTGCCGCGTACTTCCGCGCCGGCACCGATCCCAATCATCGAGCGCTCGCGGACGCCAGGGCCACTGTCGACGTCCTGCACGGGCTCCTGGAGCGCGCGGGCAGCCTCGGGGCGCATCATCTGGACGACTTACTGCAGCTGTGTTCCCCGGTGACCAAGGCCCAGGTGCGCAAGCGGACGCTGGCCGATGGACTACCGGAACTGCCCGGCGTCTACATCTTCGAGGACCGGCGTGGCAACGCCCTATACGTCGGCAAGTCGAAGTGCATCCGGAAGCGAGTGCGCACCTACTTCACAGCCTCTGAGCGGCGCAAGCGAATGGCGGAGATGATCCAGGTCGCGGCGAAGGTAACGGCCATCCCCTGCGCCACTTCACTCGAAGCCGAAGTTCGCGAGGTTCGGCTCATAGCTGAACGCCGCCCGGTCTACAACCGCCGCTCCAGGAACCCGGAGAGGGCCGTGTGGCTCAAGCTCACCGATGAGCCGTTCCCGCGGGTGTCCATTGTGAGCAAGGTGCCCTCTGTCGCCGACCCCCAGAGCGCCTGTGCCGGACCCTTCTCGTCCAGGCGATCCGCTCAAGCCGCGAGCGAGGCTCTGCTCGAAGCTGTTCCGCTTCGTTCATGCTTGACCAGGCTCTCGCGAGCGCGTCGCGCCCAGCCGTGTGTCGCGGCGCAACTCGAGCAATGCCTGGCGCCTTGTTCCGATCCGGCCGCTGACGCCCCGTACGCCGAAATCACGCAGTCCGCGCGTTCGGCGCTGCTGTCGGACTCCGAACCCCTCGCCACCACTATTCGGGACCGAATGCGCCAGCTGGCCCAGCTAGAGGAGTTCGAGGAGGCGGCTGCCTGGCGGGAGCGACTGCGGGCATTGCTAACCGGCATCGACCGACGACAAAGGGAATCGATGATCACTGCTTGTCCGGAGGTCGTGGCCGCTCGGCTGGACGGCTCGGAATGGGAAGTGCACGTAATTCGCCATGGTCGACTCGCAGGCGCCAGCCGTGTCCAGGCCGGAGCGGATCCCCGGGCGGTCGTGGAAGCGACCGTCGCCACGGCGCAGTATGTGGCGGCTCCTGGGATCGGATCAGCGCCGCACCTGCCCGAGGAGTCAGCGCTGGTCCTGCGCTGGCTGTCTTCCGAGGGCGTCCGCTTGGTGCGGCTCGATGGGGTTCTGGCTTTGCCTGTCGGAGGTGCGGGCCGGGACCTCGCCAAGCTCGGCCGTCCCCAGCTCATCGAGTACCCCGACAGCGAGCCCCCGAGAGGTGCGGCGTCTCCGGTCCCCCAGGCCCTGGTGTCCCGGTTACGGCCCGTCTGA